The following are from one region of the Camelus dromedarius isolate mCamDro1 chromosome 16, mCamDro1.pat, whole genome shotgun sequence genome:
- the MRC2 gene encoding C-type mannose receptor 2 isoform X2 — MGPGRPAPAPWPRHLLRCVLLLGGLHLGRPRAAAAAAALPEPNVFLIFSHGLQGCLEAQGGQVRVSPACNASLPAQRWKWVSRNRLFNLGTMQCLGTGWPGSNTTASLGMYECDREALSLRWHCRTLGDQLSLLLGGRSGNTSKAGSPERGDQTRSGQWRIYGSDEDLCSRPYYEVYTIQGNSHGKPCTIPFKYDNQWFHGCTSTGREDGHLWCATTQDYGKDERWGFCPIKSNDCETFWDKDQLTDSCYQFNFQSTLSWREAWASCEQQGADLLSITEIHEQTYINGLLTGYSSTLWIGLNDLDTSGGWQWSDNSPLKYLNWESDQPDNPSEENCGVIRTESSGGWQNRDCSIALPYVCKKKPNATAELPPPDVWANVKVECEPSWQPFQGHCYRLQAEKRSWQESKKMCLRGGGDLLSIHSMAELEFITKQIKQEVEELWIGLNDLKLQMNFEWSDGSLVSFTHWHPFEPNNFRDSLEDCVTIWGPEGRWNDSPCNQSLPSICKKAGQLSQGTAEEDHGCRKGWTWHSPSCYWLGEDQVTYSEARRLCTDHGSQLVTITNRFEQAFVSSLIYSWDGEYFWTALQDLNSTGSFRWLSGDEVMYTHWNRDQPGYSRGGCVALATGSAMGLWEVKNCTSFRARYICRQSLGTPVTPELPGPDPTPSLTGACPQGWGSDPKLRHCYKVFSWERLQDKKDWVQAQGACQELGAQLLSLASYEEEHFVANMLNKIFGESEPEIHEQHWFWIGLNRRDPGAGKSWRWSDGLGFSYHNFDRSRHDDDDIRGCAVLDLASLQWVALQCETQLDWICKIPRGADVREPDDSPQGRREWLRFQEAEYKFFEHHSTWAQAQRICTWFQAELTSVHSQAELDFLGHNLQKFSRGQEQHWWIGLHTSENDGRFRWTDGSVINFISWAPGKPRPIGKDKKCVYMMASREDWGDQRCLTALPYICKRSNSTREQQPPDPSPTGGCPSGWSQFLNKCFRIQGQDPQDRVKWSEAQFSCEQQEAQLVTIANPLEQAFITASLPNVTFDLWIGLHASQRDFQWVEQEPLLYANWAPGEPSGPSPAPSGNIPTSCAVVLHSPSAHFTGRWDDRSCTEETHGFICQRGTDPSLSPSPAASPPAPGAELSYLNGTFRLLQKPLRWHDALLLCESRNTSLAHVPDPYTQAFLTQAARGLRTPLWIGLASEEGSRRYSWVSEEPLSYVSWQDGEPQQSGGCAYVDVDGAWRTTSCDTKLQGAVCGVNGPPPPRRISYHGSCPQGLADSAWIPFREHCYSFHMELLLGHKEALQRCQRAGGAVLSILDEMENVFVWEHLQSSEGQSRGAWLGMNFNPKGGTLVWQDNTAVNYSNWGPPGLGPSMLSHNSCYWIQSSSGLWRPGACANITMGVVCKLPRAEESSFSPSALPENPAALVVVLMAVLLLLALLTAALILYRRRQSVERGAFEGARYSRSSSGPGEATEKNILVSDMEMNEQQE; from the exons AACCCAACGTCTTCCTCATCTTCAGCCACGGACTGCAGGGCTGCCTGGAGGCCCAGGGTGGGCAAGTCCGAGTCTCCCCAGCCTGCAATGCCAGTCTTCCTGCCCAGCGCTGGAAGTGGGTCTCCCGAAACCGGCTCTTCAACCTGGGCACCATGCAGTGCCTGGGCACAGGCTGGCCAGGCAGCAACACCACTGCCTCCCTGGGCATGTATGAATGTGACCGGGAGGCGCTGAGCCTTCGCTGGCATTGCCGCACACTGGGTGACCAGCTCTCCCTGCTCCTGGGCGGCCGCTCTGGCAACACGTCCAAGGCTGGCAGCCCCGAGCGTGGTGACCAGACTCGCAGTGGCCAGTGGCGCATTTATGGCAGTGATGAAGATCTATGCTCCCGGCCCTACTATG AGGTCTACACCATCCAGGGGAACTCCCACGGGAAGCCGTGTACCATCCCGTTCAAGTATGACAACCAGTGGTTCCACGGCTGCACCAGCACGGGCCGCGAGGACGGGCACCTGTGGTGCGCCACCACCCAGGACTACGGCAAGGATGAGCGCTGGGGCTTCTGCCCCATCAAGA GTAACGACTGTGAGACCTTCTGGGACAAGGACCAGCTGACTGACAGCTGCTACCAGTTTAACTTCCAGTCCACGCTGTCGTGGAGGGAGGCCTGGGCCAGCTGTGAGCAGCAGGGGGCAGATCTGCTGAGCATCACAGAGATCCACGAGCAGACCTACATCAATG GGCTCCTCACTGGCTATAGCTCCACACTGTGGATTGGCCTTAACGACCTGGACACCAGTGGTGGCTGGCAGTGGTCAGACAACTCGCCCCTCAAGTACCTCAACTGGGAGAGTG ATCAGCCGGACAACCCGAGCGAGGAGAACTGCGGAGTGATCCGCACGGAGTCGTCGGGCGGCTGGCAGAACCGCGACTGCAGCATCGCGCTGCCCTACGTCTGCAAGAAGAAGCCCAACGCCACGGCAGAGCTCCCGCCTCCCG ATGTGTGGGCCAACGTGAAGGTGGAGTGCGAGCCCAGCTGGCAGCCCTTCCAGGGCCACTGCTACCGCCTGCAGGCTGAGAAGCGCAGCTGGCAGGAGTCCAAGAAGATGTGTCTGCGGGGTGGGGGCGACCTGCTCAGCATCCACAGCATGGCCGAGCTGGAGTTCATCACCAAGCAGATCAAGCAAG AGGTGGAGGAGCTGTGGATTGGCCTCAACGACCTGAAACTGCAGATGAATTTTGAGTGGTCCGATGGGAGCCTCGTGAGCTTCACCCACTGGCACCCCTTTGAGCCCAACAACTTCCGGGACAGCCTGGAGGACTGTGTCACCATCTGGGGGCCG GAAGGTCGCTGGAATGACAGTCCCTGTAACCAGTCCTTGCCGTCCATCTGTAAGAAGGCAGGCCAGCTGAGCCAGGGCACCGCTGAGGAAGACCACGGCTGCCGGAAG GGTTGGACGTGGCACAGCCCATCCTGCTACTGGCTGGGAGAGGACCAAGTGACCTACAGTGAGGCCCGGCGCCTGTGCACCGACCATGGCTCTCAGCTGGTCACCATCACCAACAG GTTTGAGCAGGCCTTTGTCAGCAGCCTCATCTACAGCTGGGATGGCGAGTACTTCTGGACGGCCCTGCAGGACCTCAACAGCACCGGCTCCTTCCGCTGGCTCAGCGGGGACGAGGTCATGTACACCCACTGGAACCGGGACCAGCCCG gGTACAGCCGTGGGGGCTGCGTGGCCCTGGCCACGGGCAGCGCCATGGGACTGTGGGAGGTGAAGAACTGCACCTCGTTCCGGGCTCGCTACATATGCCGGCAGAGCCTGGGCACGCCAGTGACACCCGAGCTGCCTGGGCCGGACCCCACACCCAGCCTCACCGGCGCTtgtccccagggctggggctcaGACCCCAAACTCCGGCACTGCTATAAG GTGTTCAGCTGGGAGCGGCTGCAGGACAAGAAGGACTGGGTCCAGGCCCAGGGGGCCTGCCAGGAGTTGGGGGCCCAGCTGCTGAGCCTGGCCAGCTATGAGGAGGAGCATTTTGTGGCCAATATGCTCAATAAGATCTTCGG TGAATCAGAGCCCGAGATCCACGAGCAGCACTGGTTCTGGATCGGCCTGAACCGTCGAGACCCCGGAGCTGGGAAGAGTTGGCGCTGGAGCGACGGCCTCGGG TTCTCTTATCACAATTTCGACCGGAGCCGGCACGACGACGACGACATCAGGGGCTGCGCAGTGCTCGACCTGGCCTCCCTGCAGTGGGTGGCCTTGCAGTGCGAGACGCAGCTGGACTGGATCTGCAAGATCCCTCGAG GCGCGGATGTGCGGGAGCCCGACGACAGTCCGCAAG GCCGGAGGGAATGGCTGCGTTTCCAGGAGGCCGAGTACAAGTTCTTCGAGCACCACTCCACGTGGGCGCAGGCGCAGCGCATCTGCACATGGTTCCAGGCGGAGCTGACCTCCGTGCATAGCCAGGCCGAGCTGGACTTCCTAGGGCACAATCTGCAGAAG TTCTCTCGGGGCCAGGAGCAGCACTGGTGGATCGGCCTGCACACTTCAGAGAATGACGGGCGCTTCAG GTGGACAGATGGTTCCGTTATAAACTTCATCTCCTGGGCACCCGGCAAGCCTCGGCCCATAGGCAAGGACAAGAAGTGCGTGTACATGATGGCCAGCCGAG AGGACTGGGGGGACCAGAGGTGCTTGACGGCCTTGCCCTACATCTGCAAGCGCAGCAACAGCACCCGAGAGCAGCAGCCGCCAGACCCGTCGCCCACAGGGGGCTGTCCTTCCGGCTGGAGCCAGTTCCTCAACAAG TGTTTCCGAATCCAGGGCCAGGACCCCCAGGACCGGGTGAAGTGGTCAGAGGCACAGTTCTCCTGTGAACAGCAAGAGGCCCAACTGGTCACCATTGCAAACCCCTTAGAGCAAG CATTCATCACAGCCAGCCTGCCCAATGTCACCTTTGACCTTTGGATTGGCCTCCATGCCTCGCAGAGGGACTTCCAGTGGGTGGAGCAGGAGCCTCTGCTGTACGCCAACTGGGCCCCTGGGGAGCCCTCCGgtcccagcccagctcccagcgGCAACATACCG ACCAGCTGTGCGGTGGTCCTGCACAGCCCCTCAGCTCACTTCACTGGCCGCTGGGACGATCGGAGCTGCACAGAGGAGACGCATGGCTTCATCTGCCAGAGGGGCACGG ACCCCTCCCTGAGCCCATCCCCAGCCGCGTCGCCCCCTGCCCCGGGCGCTGAGCTCTCCTACCTCAACGGCACCTTCCGGCTGCTGCAGAAGCCGCTGCGCTGGCATGACGCCCTCCTGCTGTGTGAGAGCCGCAACACCAGCCTGGCCCACGTGCCCGACCCCTACACCCAGGCCTTCCTCACGCAGGCTGCCCGAGGGCTGCGCACGCCACTCTGGATCGGGCTGGCCAGTGAGGAG GGCTCCCGGCGGTACTCCTGGGTCTCGGAGGAGCCGCTGAGCTACGTGAGCTGGCAGGATGGGGAGCCCCAGCAGTCAGGGGGCTGCGCCTATGTGGACGTGGATGGGGCCTGGCGCACCACCAGCTGTGACACCAAGCTGCAGGGGGCTGTGTGTGGAGTTAACG ggccccctcctccccgaAGAATAAGCTACCACGGCAGCTGTCCGCAGGGGCTGGCAGACTCGGCCTGGATTCCCTTCCGGGAGCATTGCTACTCCTTCCACATGGAGCTGCTGTTGGGCCACAAGGAGGCGCTGCAGCGCTGCCAGAGAG CGGGTGGGGCTGTCCTGTCCATTCTGGATGAGATGGAGAATGTGTTTGTCTGGGAGCATCTGCAGAGCTCTGAGGGCCAGAGTCGGGGCGCTTGGCTGGGCATGAACTTTAACCCCAAAG GAGGCACCCTGGTCTGGCAGGACAACACAGCTGTGAACTACTCCAACTGGGGGCCCCCTGGCCTGGGCCCCAGCATGCTGAGCCACAACAGCTGCTACTGGATCCAGAGCAGCAGCGGGCTGTGGCGCCCGGGCGCCTGCGCCAACATCACCATGGGCGTGGTCTGCAAGCTCCCTCGCG CTGAGGAGAGCAGCTTCTCCCCATCAG CCCTGCCGGAAAACCCGGCGGCCCTGGTGGTGGTGCTGATGGCGGTGCTGCTGCTCCTGGCCCTGCTGACCGCGGCCCTCATCCTCTACCGGCGGCGACAGAGCGTGGAGCGTGGGGCCTTCGAGGGCGCCCGCTACAGCCGCAGCTCCTCCGGCCCTGGCGAGGCCACTGAGAAGAACATCCTGGTGTCCGACATGGAAATGAACGAGCAGCAGGAGTAG
- the LOC135323177 gene encoding uncharacterized protein LOC135323177 yields MAVESVEEGRGAGEGCSRARSRQPGRSLGSPRPPGRRARALCGVEALAKCRSGDPRGQAWRVVIWAPPCGVLSWFSFSGWFVRGPQKRHGDWLHQHHQGPIPSPESEPLGKTQEAVFLMMEFFPSLTASPPALIEHVFFSWVFYRIMSLFEDSCPASFGLSQDTCFPCSTSESSRPTCLGQMKKTREAPQVLDAGESQRRERKKPAASPHA; encoded by the exons ATGGCAGTGGAGtcagtggaggag GggcggggggctggggaggggtgcagCCGGGCGCGGAGCCGACAACCTGGCCGGAGCCTGGGGTCGCCGAGGCCTCCCGGCCGACGCGCGAGGGCCCTTTGCGGAGTAGAGGCTCTCGCCAAATGCCGCAGTGGGGACCCGCGAGGCCAGGCGTGGAG GGTCGTCATCTGGGCCCCACCCTGTGGAGTTTTGAGCTGGTTCAGCTTCTCCGGGTGGTTTGTCCGGGGTCCCCAAAAGCGTCACGGTGACTGGCTGCATCAGCATCACCAGGGGCCGATCCCATCACCTGAATCTGAGCCTCTGGGAAAGACCCAGGAAGCTGTATTTTTG ATGATGGAGTTCTTCCCGAGTCTGACAGCAAGCCCTCCTGCTTTAATTGAGCACGTTTTCTTCAGTTGGGTTTTCTATAGGATAATGAGCCTGTTTGAAGACAGCTGTCCTGCCTCCTTTGGCCTTTCTCAGGACACCTGTTTCCCTTGTTCAACTTCTGAATCCAGCAGACCCACTTGTTTGGGCCAAATG AAGAAAACCAGAGAGGCTCCCCAAGTACTGGATGCTGGAGAATCCCAgcgaagggaaaggaaaaaacctgCAGCGTCACCCCACGCCTGA
- the MRC2 gene encoding C-type mannose receptor 2 isoform X1, whose amino-acid sequence MGPGRPAPAPWPRHLLRCVLLLGGLHLGRPRAAAAAAALPEPNVFLIFSHGLQGCLEAQGGQVRVSPACNASLPAQRWKWVSRNRLFNLGTMQCLGTGWPGSNTTASLGMYECDREALSLRWHCRTLGDQLSLLLGGRSGNTSKAGSPERGDQTRSGQWRIYGSDEDLCSRPYYEVYTIQGNSHGKPCTIPFKYDNQWFHGCTSTGREDGHLWCATTQDYGKDERWGFCPIKSNDCETFWDKDQLTDSCYQFNFQSTLSWREAWASCEQQGADLLSITEIHEQTYINGLLTGYSSTLWIGLNDLDTSGGWQWSDNSPLKYLNWESDQPDNPSEENCGVIRTESSGGWQNRDCSIALPYVCKKKPNATAELPPPDVWANVKVECEPSWQPFQGHCYRLQAEKRSWQESKKMCLRGGGDLLSIHSMAELEFITKQIKQEVEELWIGLNDLKLQMNFEWSDGSLVSFTHWHPFEPNNFRDSLEDCVTIWGPEGRWNDSPCNQSLPSICKKAGQLSQGTAEEDHGCRKGWTWHSPSCYWLGEDQVTYSEARRLCTDHGSQLVTITNRFEQAFVSSLIYSWDGEYFWTALQDLNSTGSFRWLSGDEVMYTHWNRDQPGYSRGGCVALATGSAMGLWEVKNCTSFRARYICRQSLGTPVTPELPGPDPTPSLTGACPQGWGSDPKLRHCYKVFSWERLQDKKDWVQAQGACQELGAQLLSLASYEEEHFVANMLNKIFGESEPEIHEQHWFWIGLNRRDPGAGKSWRWSDGLGFSYHNFDRSRHDDDDIRGCAVLDLASLQWVALQCETQLDWICKIPRGADVREPDDSPQGRREWLRFQEAEYKFFEHHSTWAQAQRICTWFQAELTSVHSQAELDFLGHNLQKFSRGQEQHWWIGLHTSENDGRFRWTDGSVINFISWAPGKPRPIGKDKKCVYMMASREDWGDQRCLTALPYICKRSNSTREQQPPDPSPTGGCPSGWSQFLNKCFRIQGQDPQDRVKWSEAQFSCEQQEAQLVTIANPLEQAFITASLPNVTFDLWIGLHASQRDFQWVEQEPLLYANWAPGEPSGPSPAPSGNIPTSCAVVLHSPSAHFTGRWDDRSCTEETHGFICQRGTDPSLSPSPAASPPAPGAELSYLNGTFRLLQKPLRWHDALLLCESRNTSLAHVPDPYTQAFLTQAARGLRTPLWIGLASEEGSRRYSWVSEEPLSYVSWQDGEPQQSGGCAYVDVDGAWRTTSCDTKLQGAVCGVNGPPPPRRISYHGSCPQGLADSAWIPFREHCYSFHMELLLGHKEALQRCQRAGGAVLSILDEMENVFVWEHLQSSEGQSRGAWLGMNFNPKGGTLVWQDNTAVNYSNWGPPGLGPSMLSHNSCYWIQSSSGLWRPGACANITMGVVCKLPRAEESSFSPSAALPENPAALVVVLMAVLLLLALLTAALILYRRRQSVERGAFEGARYSRSSSGPGEATEKNILVSDMEMNEQQE is encoded by the exons AACCCAACGTCTTCCTCATCTTCAGCCACGGACTGCAGGGCTGCCTGGAGGCCCAGGGTGGGCAAGTCCGAGTCTCCCCAGCCTGCAATGCCAGTCTTCCTGCCCAGCGCTGGAAGTGGGTCTCCCGAAACCGGCTCTTCAACCTGGGCACCATGCAGTGCCTGGGCACAGGCTGGCCAGGCAGCAACACCACTGCCTCCCTGGGCATGTATGAATGTGACCGGGAGGCGCTGAGCCTTCGCTGGCATTGCCGCACACTGGGTGACCAGCTCTCCCTGCTCCTGGGCGGCCGCTCTGGCAACACGTCCAAGGCTGGCAGCCCCGAGCGTGGTGACCAGACTCGCAGTGGCCAGTGGCGCATTTATGGCAGTGATGAAGATCTATGCTCCCGGCCCTACTATG AGGTCTACACCATCCAGGGGAACTCCCACGGGAAGCCGTGTACCATCCCGTTCAAGTATGACAACCAGTGGTTCCACGGCTGCACCAGCACGGGCCGCGAGGACGGGCACCTGTGGTGCGCCACCACCCAGGACTACGGCAAGGATGAGCGCTGGGGCTTCTGCCCCATCAAGA GTAACGACTGTGAGACCTTCTGGGACAAGGACCAGCTGACTGACAGCTGCTACCAGTTTAACTTCCAGTCCACGCTGTCGTGGAGGGAGGCCTGGGCCAGCTGTGAGCAGCAGGGGGCAGATCTGCTGAGCATCACAGAGATCCACGAGCAGACCTACATCAATG GGCTCCTCACTGGCTATAGCTCCACACTGTGGATTGGCCTTAACGACCTGGACACCAGTGGTGGCTGGCAGTGGTCAGACAACTCGCCCCTCAAGTACCTCAACTGGGAGAGTG ATCAGCCGGACAACCCGAGCGAGGAGAACTGCGGAGTGATCCGCACGGAGTCGTCGGGCGGCTGGCAGAACCGCGACTGCAGCATCGCGCTGCCCTACGTCTGCAAGAAGAAGCCCAACGCCACGGCAGAGCTCCCGCCTCCCG ATGTGTGGGCCAACGTGAAGGTGGAGTGCGAGCCCAGCTGGCAGCCCTTCCAGGGCCACTGCTACCGCCTGCAGGCTGAGAAGCGCAGCTGGCAGGAGTCCAAGAAGATGTGTCTGCGGGGTGGGGGCGACCTGCTCAGCATCCACAGCATGGCCGAGCTGGAGTTCATCACCAAGCAGATCAAGCAAG AGGTGGAGGAGCTGTGGATTGGCCTCAACGACCTGAAACTGCAGATGAATTTTGAGTGGTCCGATGGGAGCCTCGTGAGCTTCACCCACTGGCACCCCTTTGAGCCCAACAACTTCCGGGACAGCCTGGAGGACTGTGTCACCATCTGGGGGCCG GAAGGTCGCTGGAATGACAGTCCCTGTAACCAGTCCTTGCCGTCCATCTGTAAGAAGGCAGGCCAGCTGAGCCAGGGCACCGCTGAGGAAGACCACGGCTGCCGGAAG GGTTGGACGTGGCACAGCCCATCCTGCTACTGGCTGGGAGAGGACCAAGTGACCTACAGTGAGGCCCGGCGCCTGTGCACCGACCATGGCTCTCAGCTGGTCACCATCACCAACAG GTTTGAGCAGGCCTTTGTCAGCAGCCTCATCTACAGCTGGGATGGCGAGTACTTCTGGACGGCCCTGCAGGACCTCAACAGCACCGGCTCCTTCCGCTGGCTCAGCGGGGACGAGGTCATGTACACCCACTGGAACCGGGACCAGCCCG gGTACAGCCGTGGGGGCTGCGTGGCCCTGGCCACGGGCAGCGCCATGGGACTGTGGGAGGTGAAGAACTGCACCTCGTTCCGGGCTCGCTACATATGCCGGCAGAGCCTGGGCACGCCAGTGACACCCGAGCTGCCTGGGCCGGACCCCACACCCAGCCTCACCGGCGCTtgtccccagggctggggctcaGACCCCAAACTCCGGCACTGCTATAAG GTGTTCAGCTGGGAGCGGCTGCAGGACAAGAAGGACTGGGTCCAGGCCCAGGGGGCCTGCCAGGAGTTGGGGGCCCAGCTGCTGAGCCTGGCCAGCTATGAGGAGGAGCATTTTGTGGCCAATATGCTCAATAAGATCTTCGG TGAATCAGAGCCCGAGATCCACGAGCAGCACTGGTTCTGGATCGGCCTGAACCGTCGAGACCCCGGAGCTGGGAAGAGTTGGCGCTGGAGCGACGGCCTCGGG TTCTCTTATCACAATTTCGACCGGAGCCGGCACGACGACGACGACATCAGGGGCTGCGCAGTGCTCGACCTGGCCTCCCTGCAGTGGGTGGCCTTGCAGTGCGAGACGCAGCTGGACTGGATCTGCAAGATCCCTCGAG GCGCGGATGTGCGGGAGCCCGACGACAGTCCGCAAG GCCGGAGGGAATGGCTGCGTTTCCAGGAGGCCGAGTACAAGTTCTTCGAGCACCACTCCACGTGGGCGCAGGCGCAGCGCATCTGCACATGGTTCCAGGCGGAGCTGACCTCCGTGCATAGCCAGGCCGAGCTGGACTTCCTAGGGCACAATCTGCAGAAG TTCTCTCGGGGCCAGGAGCAGCACTGGTGGATCGGCCTGCACACTTCAGAGAATGACGGGCGCTTCAG GTGGACAGATGGTTCCGTTATAAACTTCATCTCCTGGGCACCCGGCAAGCCTCGGCCCATAGGCAAGGACAAGAAGTGCGTGTACATGATGGCCAGCCGAG AGGACTGGGGGGACCAGAGGTGCTTGACGGCCTTGCCCTACATCTGCAAGCGCAGCAACAGCACCCGAGAGCAGCAGCCGCCAGACCCGTCGCCCACAGGGGGCTGTCCTTCCGGCTGGAGCCAGTTCCTCAACAAG TGTTTCCGAATCCAGGGCCAGGACCCCCAGGACCGGGTGAAGTGGTCAGAGGCACAGTTCTCCTGTGAACAGCAAGAGGCCCAACTGGTCACCATTGCAAACCCCTTAGAGCAAG CATTCATCACAGCCAGCCTGCCCAATGTCACCTTTGACCTTTGGATTGGCCTCCATGCCTCGCAGAGGGACTTCCAGTGGGTGGAGCAGGAGCCTCTGCTGTACGCCAACTGGGCCCCTGGGGAGCCCTCCGgtcccagcccagctcccagcgGCAACATACCG ACCAGCTGTGCGGTGGTCCTGCACAGCCCCTCAGCTCACTTCACTGGCCGCTGGGACGATCGGAGCTGCACAGAGGAGACGCATGGCTTCATCTGCCAGAGGGGCACGG ACCCCTCCCTGAGCCCATCCCCAGCCGCGTCGCCCCCTGCCCCGGGCGCTGAGCTCTCCTACCTCAACGGCACCTTCCGGCTGCTGCAGAAGCCGCTGCGCTGGCATGACGCCCTCCTGCTGTGTGAGAGCCGCAACACCAGCCTGGCCCACGTGCCCGACCCCTACACCCAGGCCTTCCTCACGCAGGCTGCCCGAGGGCTGCGCACGCCACTCTGGATCGGGCTGGCCAGTGAGGAG GGCTCCCGGCGGTACTCCTGGGTCTCGGAGGAGCCGCTGAGCTACGTGAGCTGGCAGGATGGGGAGCCCCAGCAGTCAGGGGGCTGCGCCTATGTGGACGTGGATGGGGCCTGGCGCACCACCAGCTGTGACACCAAGCTGCAGGGGGCTGTGTGTGGAGTTAACG ggccccctcctccccgaAGAATAAGCTACCACGGCAGCTGTCCGCAGGGGCTGGCAGACTCGGCCTGGATTCCCTTCCGGGAGCATTGCTACTCCTTCCACATGGAGCTGCTGTTGGGCCACAAGGAGGCGCTGCAGCGCTGCCAGAGAG CGGGTGGGGCTGTCCTGTCCATTCTGGATGAGATGGAGAATGTGTTTGTCTGGGAGCATCTGCAGAGCTCTGAGGGCCAGAGTCGGGGCGCTTGGCTGGGCATGAACTTTAACCCCAAAG GAGGCACCCTGGTCTGGCAGGACAACACAGCTGTGAACTACTCCAACTGGGGGCCCCCTGGCCTGGGCCCCAGCATGCTGAGCCACAACAGCTGCTACTGGATCCAGAGCAGCAGCGGGCTGTGGCGCCCGGGCGCCTGCGCCAACATCACCATGGGCGTGGTCTGCAAGCTCCCTCGCG CTGAGGAGAGCAGCTTCTCCCCATCAG CAGCCCTGCCGGAAAACCCGGCGGCCCTGGTGGTGGTGCTGATGGCGGTGCTGCTGCTCCTGGCCCTGCTGACCGCGGCCCTCATCCTCTACCGGCGGCGACAGAGCGTGGAGCGTGGGGCCTTCGAGGGCGCCCGCTACAGCCGCAGCTCCTCCGGCCCTGGCGAGGCCACTGAGAAGAACATCCTGGTGTCCGACATGGAAATGAACGAGCAGCAGGAGTAG